One stretch of Pseudomonas fluorescens Q2-87 DNA includes these proteins:
- a CDS encoding lysophospholipid acyltransferase family protein, translating into MLFVLRMLLMGLHFVLAGVLGVVVGICRPFNPDNSRICARLYALPAMYILGLRVRADVGTLEDKSQSCVIIANHQSNYDLFMFGNVVPRRTVCIGKKSLKWVPLFGQLFWLAGNVLIDRGNAIKARQSIQTTTHTLQHEDTSIWVFPEGTRNFGEDLLPFKQGAFRMAIAAGVPITPVCVSRYIKPMRLNRWRSGDILIRSLPAIPTAGLTMDDMPQLIAQCREQMRNCIEAMDRQLQVA; encoded by the coding sequence ATGTTGTTTGTTCTGCGTATGTTGCTGATGGGGCTGCATTTTGTCCTGGCGGGTGTGCTTGGGGTGGTTGTGGGTATCTGCCGGCCGTTCAACCCGGACAACAGCCGTATATGTGCCAGGCTGTATGCCCTGCCCGCTATGTACATCCTGGGTCTGCGGGTCCGGGCCGATGTGGGCACGCTGGAGGACAAATCCCAGAGCTGCGTAATCATCGCCAATCACCAATCCAACTATGACTTGTTCATGTTCGGCAACGTGGTGCCGCGCCGTACCGTATGCATCGGCAAGAAGAGCCTGAAGTGGGTGCCGCTGTTCGGGCAACTGTTCTGGTTGGCCGGCAACGTGCTGATCGACCGAGGCAACGCCATCAAGGCACGCCAATCGATCCAGACGACCACCCATACGCTGCAGCATGAAGACACCTCAATCTGGGTGTTCCCGGAAGGCACGCGCAATTTTGGCGAAGACCTGCTGCCCTTCAAGCAAGGCGCATTTCGGATGGCGATAGCGGCCGGCGTGCCGATAACTCCTGTATGCGTGAGCCGCTACATCAAGCCTATGCGCCTCAATCGCTGGCGCAGCGGCGATATTCTCATACGCTCCTTGCCGGCGATTCCTACGGCCGGGCTTACCATGGACGACATGCCCCAGCTCATCGCCCAATGCCGTGAACAGATGCGCAACTGCATCGAAGCGATGGACCGCCAGTTGCAGGTCGCCTGA
- a CDS encoding crotonase/enoyl-CoA hydratase family protein gives MSDLIAYHLDDGIATLTLNNGKVNAISPDVIAAFNAALDQATADRAVVIITGQPGILSGGYDLKVMTAGPKEAVSLVTAGSTLARRLLSHPFPVVVACTGHAVAKGAFLLLSADYRIGVDGPFSIGLNEVQIGMTMHHAGIELARDRLRKSAFHRSVINAEMFNPQGAVDAGFLDKVVAAEELQGAALEAARQLKKINMTAHKNTKLKVRKALLETLDSAILLDQEHMG, from the coding sequence ATGAGCGACCTGATTGCCTACCATCTCGACGACGGTATCGCGACCCTGACCTTGAACAACGGCAAGGTGAATGCCATTTCGCCGGATGTGATTGCCGCATTTAATGCTGCGCTGGACCAGGCGACAGCGGATCGGGCAGTGGTGATCATTACCGGGCAACCGGGGATCTTGTCGGGTGGTTACGACTTGAAAGTCATGACCGCTGGCCCCAAGGAAGCGGTGAGCCTGGTTACCGCCGGCTCGACCCTGGCCCGTCGCCTGTTGTCGCACCCCTTCCCCGTCGTCGTCGCTTGCACCGGGCACGCGGTGGCCAAGGGTGCGTTCCTGCTGCTGTCGGCGGACTATCGCATTGGTGTGGATGGGCCGTTCAGCATTGGCCTGAACGAAGTGCAGATCGGCATGACCATGCATCACGCCGGTATCGAGCTGGCCCGTGATCGCCTGCGCAAATCAGCGTTTCATCGCTCGGTGATCAATGCCGAGATGTTCAACCCGCAAGGCGCTGTGGATGCGGGCTTCCTCGACAAAGTGGTAGCTGCCGAAGAATTGCAGGGCGCGGCGCTGGAAGCAGCGCGCCAGTTGAAAAAGATCAACATGACCGCTCACAAGAACACCAAGCTGAAAGTCCGCAAGGCATTGCTGGAAACCCTGGACAGCGCGATCTTGCTGGACCAGGAACATATGGGCTGA